AATGTCGTTGCCTTGATAATGGCATCACGATCGTATCCAGACACCATGGTTTCCTCTGGAAGAGTTGAAAGCATCACATCAATAAAATCAGATTGGTGATCATCTCCAGTATTACTATTCTCACAATCTTTTCTTTTCTGGATGTGTTCTTTTAACCAGATATCAAATACACTATCAACTTCATTAAAGGTCTGCTTCATGGCTTTAATATGGCCACCAATATCCATCCATTCAAGCGATGGAATTACATCCGAAACAACGAAAGTTCCACCAAGAAACAACGCTTTCTTTATTGATTCTTTGAATTGCATTTCCTTTGTTCCACTCTGTTCATTAACACTGCTCGAAAATCGCTTCCCAGCAAGCATTCTAATAATTATGTTGCACGTTATGTGCTCAAACCAGCTACTTAAGTTCACTTGTGTTgggaaattattattattattacagaACGAGTACAATTCTTTAATACAACAATCAACTTCTGATGCACGGACATGCTTCAGTTTCTCAAGACGGCTATTGGTGAAGAGTTCAAGAGTCACCATTTTGCGAATTTCACGCCAATATGGTCCATAAGGGGCCAAAGCAAAAACAGCATCATTGTAAAAGTACTTGCTTAGTGTCATTTTTGGTCGACTTGCAAATATTTTGTCATTTGTAGTGAAGCAATCTTTAACCATTTCCCAACTGCTTACAACAAGAGCCGGATGGGTTCCTAGCTGAAGTTGAAAAATTGGTCCATATTTATCAGCCATGAGTCCGAGGGTTCGACAAGCTGGGACCGGGTCACTAAGAAGATGGAGGTGACCAATGAATGGCCATGCACCTGGAGCTTTAGGAGCCCCAATACTACTATTCTTTGCAGTACTAGCTCTGTTTCTACTTTTGTATGTGTGAGCAACAAAAAGGGCTAAGAACCAAGAAATCAAT
This genomic stretch from Nicotiana sylvestris chromosome 9, ASM39365v2, whole genome shotgun sequence harbors:
- the LOC138877596 gene encoding xanthotoxin 5-hydroxylase CYP82C4-like, which translates into the protein MHFLSLFSALLISWFLALFVAHTYKSRNRASTAKNSSIGAPKAPGAWPFIGHLHLLSDPVPACRTLGLMADKYGPIFQLQLGTHPALVVSSWEMVKDCFTTNDKIFASRPKMTLSKYFYNDAVFALAPYGPYWREIRKMVTLELFTNSRLEKLKHVRASEVDCCIKELYSFCNNNNNFPTQVNLSSWFEHITCNIIIRMLAGKRFSSSVNEQSGTKEMQFKESIKKALFLGGTFVVSDNTSRKEKIVRIVILEMITNLILLM